Proteins encoded in a region of the Streptomyces akebiae genome:
- a CDS encoding ATP-binding cassette domain-containing protein, which produces MADPSITVQGVRKKYGANGGKVALDGLDLQVARGTVHAVLGPNGAGKTTLVRILATLLRPDAGRVEVAGRDAVTHAREVRFRIGLLGQHAALDEELGGRQNLEMFGRLYHLGARHARVRAGELLERFGLGDTGRKAVKQYSGGMRRRLDLAASLITEPEVLFLDEPTTGLDPRGRAEVWDSVRSLVGGGTTVLLTTQYLEEADQLADRISVVDGGRVVADGTADELKRLTGGDRIDVVLRDAGQLDAAVGLLPVPAGDVSVDTDRRRLSAPVTDRMTALTTVVRALADSGIEAEDIALRRPTLDEVFLHLTGGDRADENDRATGDHRVREAV; this is translated from the coding sequence ATGGCCGATCCATCGATCACCGTCCAAGGGGTGCGCAAGAAGTACGGCGCCAACGGCGGCAAGGTCGCCCTCGACGGCCTCGACCTCCAGGTCGCCCGCGGTACGGTCCACGCGGTGCTGGGCCCCAACGGCGCCGGCAAGACGACCCTGGTCCGCATCCTGGCGACCCTGCTGCGGCCCGACGCCGGCCGGGTCGAGGTCGCCGGGCGCGACGCGGTGACGCACGCGCGTGAGGTGCGCTTCCGCATCGGCCTGCTCGGCCAGCACGCCGCGCTCGACGAGGAGCTCGGCGGCCGGCAGAACCTGGAGATGTTCGGCCGCCTCTACCACCTGGGCGCCCGCCACGCGCGCGTGCGGGCCGGTGAGCTCCTGGAGCGGTTCGGCCTCGGCGACACCGGCCGCAAGGCCGTCAAGCAGTACAGCGGAGGCATGCGGCGCCGCCTCGACCTCGCCGCGTCCCTCATCACCGAACCGGAGGTGCTCTTCCTGGACGAGCCGACGACCGGCCTCGACCCCCGCGGCCGCGCCGAGGTCTGGGACTCCGTCCGCTCGCTGGTCGGCGGCGGTACGACGGTCCTGCTCACCACCCAGTACCTGGAGGAGGCCGACCAACTCGCCGACCGGATCTCCGTGGTCGACGGCGGCCGGGTCGTCGCCGACGGCACGGCGGACGAGCTGAAGCGCCTGACCGGCGGCGACCGCATCGACGTCGTCCTGCGCGACGCCGGCCAACTGGACGCCGCCGTCGGCCTGTTGCCCGTCCCCGCGGGCGACGTCTCGGTCGACACCGACCGCCGCCGCCTCAGCGCCCCGGTCACCGACCGCATGACGGCCCTCACCACGGTCGTACGCGCCCTCGCGGACTCCGGCATCGAGGCCGAGGACATCGCCCTGCGCCGCCCGACCCTGGACGAGGTGTTCCTGCACCTCACCGGGGGTGACCGGGCGGACGAGAACGACCGGGCCACCGGCGACCACCGAGTGAGGGAGGCCGTATGA
- a CDS encoding DedA family protein, with amino-acid sequence MQTIALGPSWLDPDYLLNSFGIWGLLLIVFAESGLFFGFFLPGDSLLFTAGLLITTDQLDFPLWLAIVLICVSAILGDQVGYMFGKKVGPALFNRPDSRFFKQENVTKAHEFFEKHGPKSLILARFVPIVRTFTPIIAGVSGMRYRTFLVFNVVGAILWGAGVTLLGSWLGQIEFVHKNIEAMLILIVFISVLPIIFELLKARKAKKNQPAQPQQQSAPAPVMDDATTQLRRIPPTDQPQQQPYDPNQGYGNQGYGGQGYQQQGYQENYGHQQPQQQPYAQQYPQGGQYPQGGQYPQSQDQNQQGYQGQDYPRY; translated from the coding sequence GTGCAGACGATCGCCCTCGGACCGAGCTGGCTGGATCCGGACTACCTGCTCAACTCGTTCGGCATCTGGGGCCTGCTCCTGATCGTGTTCGCCGAGTCCGGCCTGTTCTTCGGGTTCTTCCTGCCCGGCGACTCGCTGCTGTTCACGGCCGGCCTGCTGATCACCACCGACCAACTGGACTTCCCGCTGTGGCTGGCGATCGTGCTGATCTGCGTCTCGGCGATCCTGGGTGACCAGGTGGGGTACATGTTCGGCAAGAAGGTCGGCCCCGCGCTCTTCAACCGCCCCGACTCCCGCTTCTTCAAGCAGGAGAACGTCACCAAGGCCCACGAGTTCTTCGAGAAGCACGGCCCGAAGTCCCTGATCCTGGCCCGCTTCGTGCCCATCGTGCGGACGTTCACCCCGATCATCGCGGGCGTCAGCGGCATGCGGTACCGCACGTTCCTCGTCTTCAACGTCGTCGGCGCCATCCTCTGGGGCGCGGGCGTCACCCTCCTCGGCTCCTGGCTCGGTCAGATCGAGTTCGTGCACAAGAACATCGAGGCGATGCTCATCCTCATCGTCTTCATCTCGGTGCTCCCGATCATCTTCGAGCTCCTCAAGGCGAGGAAGGCGAAGAAGAACCAGCCCGCGCAGCCCCAGCAGCAGTCCGCCCCCGCCCCGGTCATGGACGACGCGACGACCCAGCTCCGCCGCATCCCGCCGACCGACCAGCCCCAGCAGCAGCCGTACGACCCGAACCAGGGCTACGGCAACCAGGGTTACGGCGGCCAGGGCTACCAGCAGCAGGGCTACCAGGAGAACTACGGCCACCAGCAGCCCCAACAGCAGCCCTACGCCCAGCAGTACCCGCAGGGCGGCCAGTACCCCCAGGGCGGCCAGTACCCGCAGAGCCAGGACCAGAACCAGCAGGGCTACCAGGGCCAGGACTACCCGAGGTACTGA
- a CDS encoding threonine/serine exporter family protein — protein sequence MTEPGDGGPQEDRKPVSDEAGSAFAPVGFALGIDGDASVTSEFAIPAGLDVPASGAEAEAHTTSEFALPEGLAPPEGLADEHEGSAFSLPRTYNARHAPVAFTPAGGIPAVSLTKDVPWQDRMRTMLRMPVAERPAPEPPARAEGDTGPAVPRVLDLTLRIGELLLAGGEGAEDVEAAMFAVCRSYGLDRCEPTVTFTQLSVTYQPSLVDDPVTASRIVRRRATDYTRLAAVFRLVDDLSDPESAISLEEAYRRLAEIRRNRHPYPGWTLTLASGLLAGAASVLVGGGVVVFVAAALGAMLGDRLAWLCSGRGLPEFYQFLVAAMPPAAIGVTLTVAHVDVEASAVITGGLFALLPGRALVAGVQDGLTGFYITASARLLEVMYLFVGIVVGVLLVLYFGVKLGAELHPDAALGSAERPLLQLGASMLLSLTFALLLQQERSTVLAVTLNGGVAWAVYGAMHDAGGISPVASTAVAAGLVGLFGQLLSRYRFASALPYTTAAIGPLLPGSATYFGLLGLAQNDVDAGLVSLTKAAALAMAIAIGVNLGSEVFRLFLPGAARAGRKAAKRTRGF from the coding sequence GTGACGGAGCCCGGTGACGGCGGGCCGCAGGAGGACCGCAAGCCGGTGTCGGACGAGGCGGGCAGTGCCTTCGCGCCGGTGGGATTCGCTCTGGGGATCGACGGTGACGCGTCGGTGACCTCGGAGTTCGCGATCCCGGCGGGGCTGGATGTGCCGGCCTCGGGGGCGGAGGCCGAGGCGCACACCACCTCCGAGTTCGCCCTTCCGGAGGGGCTGGCGCCGCCCGAGGGGCTCGCCGACGAGCACGAGGGGTCCGCGTTCAGCCTGCCGCGGACCTACAACGCGCGGCACGCGCCGGTCGCGTTCACTCCGGCCGGCGGGATTCCGGCCGTCAGTCTGACCAAGGACGTGCCGTGGCAGGACCGGATGCGCACGATGCTGCGGATGCCGGTGGCGGAGCGGCCCGCGCCGGAGCCGCCGGCGCGCGCCGAGGGCGACACGGGGCCTGCCGTCCCGCGTGTGCTCGACCTCACCCTGAGGATCGGTGAACTGCTGCTGGCGGGCGGTGAGGGCGCGGAGGACGTGGAGGCGGCGATGTTCGCCGTGTGCCGGTCCTACGGCCTCGACCGCTGCGAGCCGACGGTGACCTTCACCCAGCTGTCGGTCACCTACCAGCCGTCGCTGGTGGACGACCCGGTCACGGCGTCCCGGATCGTCCGGCGCCGGGCCACCGACTACACCCGGCTCGCGGCGGTCTTCCGGCTGGTGGACGACCTCAGCGATCCGGAGAGCGCGATCTCGCTGGAGGAGGCCTACCGACGGCTCGCGGAGATACGGCGCAACCGGCATCCGTATCCCGGCTGGACGCTGACCCTGGCGAGCGGGCTGCTGGCGGGGGCCGCGTCCGTGCTGGTCGGCGGTGGCGTGGTCGTGTTCGTCGCGGCGGCGCTCGGTGCGATGCTCGGCGACCGGCTGGCGTGGCTGTGCTCGGGGCGGGGGCTGCCGGAGTTCTACCAGTTCCTGGTGGCGGCGATGCCCCCGGCGGCGATCGGGGTGACGCTGACCGTGGCGCACGTGGACGTGGAGGCGTCCGCCGTCATCACCGGTGGGCTGTTCGCGCTGCTGCCCGGGCGGGCGCTGGTGGCGGGCGTGCAGGACGGCCTGACCGGCTTCTACATCACCGCCTCCGCGCGGCTCCTGGAGGTCATGTACCTCTTCGTGGGCATCGTGGTGGGGGTGCTGCTCGTCCTGTACTTCGGTGTGAAGCTGGGCGCCGAGCTGCATCCGGACGCGGCGCTCGGCAGCGCGGAACGGCCGTTGTTGCAGCTCGGGGCCTCGATGCTGCTGTCGTTGACGTTCGCGCTGCTGCTCCAGCAGGAACGATCCACCGTGCTGGCCGTGACCCTCAACGGCGGTGTGGCCTGGGCGGTGTACGGGGCCATGCACGACGCGGGCGGGATCTCGCCGGTGGCTTCCACGGCGGTGGCGGCGGGGCTGGTGGGCCTGTTCGGACAGTTGTTGTCGCGGTACCGGTTCGCTTCCGCGCTGCCCTACACGACCGCGGCGATCGGGCCGCTGCTGCCGGGTTCGGCGACCTACTTCGGGTTGTTGGGCCTCGCGCAGAACGATGTGGACGCGGGGCTGGTGTCGCTGACGAAGGCGGCGGCGTTGGCGATGGCCATCGCGATCGGGGTGAACCTGGGGTCCGAGGTGTTCCGGCTGTTCCTGCCGGGGGCGGCTCGGGCGGGGCGGAAGGCGGCGAAGAGGACGCGTGGGTTCTGA
- a CDS encoding MerR family transcriptional regulator, with protein sequence MSHTVGQVAGYAGITVRTLHHYDEIGLLVPSERTHAGHRRYGDGDLDRLQQILFYRELGFPLDEVATLLDDPAADPRSHLRRQHELLTARIERLQKMAAAVEHAMEARTMGINLTPEERFEVFGDKDPEQYAEEAEQRWGGTEAYAESQRRAATYTKEDWKRMQDEVADWGARYDALMAAGEEPTGEAAMTMAEEHRQHIATWFYDCPYEMHQCLGEMYVSDERFKAFYNSTRPGLAEHLRDAINANAARRRP encoded by the coding sequence ATGAGCCACACCGTGGGACAGGTCGCGGGCTATGCCGGGATCACGGTGCGCACGCTGCACCACTACGACGAGATCGGCCTCCTCGTACCGAGCGAGCGCACCCACGCGGGTCACCGCCGCTACGGCGACGGCGACCTCGACCGGCTGCAGCAGATCCTGTTCTACCGGGAGCTCGGCTTCCCCCTCGACGAGGTCGCGACCCTGCTCGACGATCCGGCGGCGGACCCGCGGTCCCACCTGCGCCGCCAGCACGAACTGCTGACCGCCCGGATCGAGAGACTGCAGAAGATGGCCGCGGCCGTGGAGCACGCCATGGAGGCACGCACAATGGGCATCAACCTGACCCCCGAGGAGCGGTTCGAGGTGTTCGGCGACAAGGACCCCGAGCAGTACGCCGAGGAGGCGGAACAGCGCTGGGGCGGCACGGAGGCGTACGCGGAGTCGCAGCGCCGCGCGGCCACGTACACCAAGGAGGACTGGAAGCGCATGCAGGACGAGGTGGCCGACTGGGGCGCGCGCTACGACGCCCTGATGGCCGCCGGCGAGGAGCCGACCGGCGAGGCGGCCATGACCATGGCCGAGGAGCACCGGCAGCACATCGCCACCTGGTTCTACGACTGCCCGTACGAGATGCACCAGTGCCTCGGCGAGATGTACGTCTCCGACGAGCGCTTCAAGGCCTTCTACAACTCCACCCGCCCCGGCCTCGCCGAACACCTGCGGGACGCGATCAACGCGAACGCGGCCCGCCGGCGCCCCTGA
- a CDS encoding ABC transporter permease, producing MSTHTTYTIRHGGVGAYALTDSWTMTRRELAHWARQPVQLLVGLVFPVMLLLMFGYLIGGGRGVSGSYLDYLVPGMLALTMAFGLEGTMLAVTQDLNKGVIDRFRSMPMANGAVLVGRSVADMLQSAVGLAVLMAVAFALGWRAHGGPAAFLGAVGLLLLFRFAMLWIGIHLAMLAGRPELLTAVQILVWPVGFLSNALATPSSMPGWLGTVVDWNPMSHTATAVRDLFGTPGADADHLWTAIAWPLALLAVFFPLAVRRFARLSK from the coding sequence ATGAGCACGCACACGACGTACACGATCCGGCACGGCGGTGTCGGCGCGTACGCGCTGACCGACTCCTGGACCATGACCCGCCGTGAACTCGCCCACTGGGCACGGCAGCCCGTGCAGCTGCTCGTCGGGCTGGTCTTCCCCGTGATGCTGCTGCTGATGTTCGGCTATCTCATCGGCGGCGGCCGTGGGGTGAGCGGCAGCTACCTCGACTATCTGGTCCCCGGCATGCTCGCGCTCACCATGGCCTTCGGTCTGGAGGGCACGATGCTCGCCGTCACCCAGGACCTCAACAAGGGGGTGATCGACCGCTTCCGCTCGATGCCGATGGCCAACGGGGCGGTTCTGGTGGGCCGTTCGGTCGCGGACATGCTCCAGTCGGCGGTGGGCCTGGCCGTCCTCATGGCCGTCGCGTTCGCGCTCGGCTGGCGCGCGCACGGCGGCCCCGCGGCCTTCCTCGGCGCGGTGGGTCTCCTCCTGCTCTTCCGCTTCGCCATGCTGTGGATCGGCATCCACCTCGCGATGCTGGCCGGCAGGCCCGAACTCCTCACCGCCGTGCAGATCCTCGTCTGGCCGGTCGGCTTCCTCTCCAACGCCCTCGCCACCCCCTCCTCCATGCCCGGCTGGCTCGGCACGGTCGTCGACTGGAACCCGATGTCCCACACGGCGACGGCCGTGCGCGACCTCTTCGGCACGCCGGGCGCCGACGCGGACCACCTGTGGACGGCGATCGCCTGGCCCCTGGCCCTGCTGGCGGTCTTCTTCCCCCTGGCGGTACGCAGGTTCGCCCGCCTGAGCAAGTAA
- a CDS encoding glutamate decarboxylase: MPLHQWDSAAPQDPGRDRHDGHRLAVNAFYGQANPVGGMTEAPPKHRLPEAPLAPSTAYRLVHDELMLDGNSRLNLATFVTTWMEPEAGVLMAECRDKNMIDKDEYPRTAELERRCVAMLADLWNAPDPGAAVGCSTTGSSEACMLAGMALKRRWAKRNADRYPSAGARPNLVMGINVQVCWDKFCTFWEVEARQVPMEGDRFHLDPAAAAALCDENTIGVVGVLGSTFDGSYEPIAELCAALDDLQERTGLDVPVHVDGASGAMVAPFLDEELAWDFRLPRVASINTSGHKYGLVYPGVGWALWRSAAELPEELVFRVNYLGGDMPTFALNFSRPGAQVVAQYYTFLRLGREGYRAVQRSTRDVATGLAEEVAEFGDFRLLTRGDELPVFAFTTEEGVTAFDVFDVARRMRESGWLVPAYTFPKNREDLSVLRVVCRNGFTSDLAGLFLEDLGRLLPELRRQSGPAVRDKGAATGFHH, encoded by the coding sequence ATGCCACTGCACCAATGGGACAGCGCCGCCCCGCAGGACCCCGGGCGCGACCGGCACGACGGGCACCGGCTCGCCGTGAACGCCTTCTACGGCCAGGCCAACCCGGTGGGCGGCATGACCGAGGCCCCGCCCAAGCACCGGCTGCCCGAGGCACCGCTGGCCCCCTCGACGGCGTACCGGCTCGTCCACGACGAACTCATGCTGGACGGCAACTCACGGCTGAACCTCGCCACCTTCGTCACCACCTGGATGGAGCCCGAGGCGGGGGTGCTGATGGCTGAGTGCCGGGACAAGAACATGATCGACAAGGACGAGTACCCGCGTACGGCCGAGCTGGAGCGGCGGTGCGTGGCGATGCTCGCCGATCTGTGGAACGCGCCCGATCCGGGCGCCGCCGTCGGCTGCTCGACCACCGGGTCCAGCGAGGCCTGCATGCTCGCCGGGATGGCCCTCAAGCGGCGGTGGGCGAAGCGGAACGCCGACCGCTACCCGTCGGCGGGCGCCCGGCCCAACCTGGTCATGGGGATCAACGTCCAGGTCTGCTGGGACAAGTTCTGCACCTTCTGGGAGGTGGAGGCCCGGCAGGTGCCCATGGAGGGCGACCGGTTCCATCTCGATCCGGCGGCGGCCGCGGCACTGTGCGACGAGAACACGATCGGGGTGGTGGGCGTCCTCGGCTCCACCTTCGACGGGTCGTACGAGCCGATCGCCGAGCTGTGCGCGGCTCTCGACGACCTCCAGGAACGTACGGGTCTGGATGTGCCCGTCCATGTCGACGGGGCGTCCGGTGCGATGGTCGCGCCCTTCCTCGACGAGGAGTTGGCCTGGGACTTCCGGCTGCCCCGGGTGGCGTCCATCAACACCTCCGGGCACAAGTACGGGTTGGTCTACCCGGGGGTGGGCTGGGCGCTGTGGCGGTCCGCCGCCGAGCTGCCGGAGGAGCTGGTGTTCCGGGTGAACTACCTGGGCGGGGACATGCCCACGTTCGCGCTGAACTTCTCCCGGCCGGGTGCGCAGGTCGTGGCGCAGTACTACACGTTCCTGCGGCTCGGGCGGGAGGGCTACCGGGCCGTGCAGCGATCGACGCGGGACGTGGCGACGGGGCTCGCGGAGGAGGTGGCGGAGTTCGGGGACTTCCGGCTGCTCACCCGGGGGGACGAGTTGCCGGTGTTCGCCTTCACGACGGAGGAGGGGGTCACCGCGTTCGACGTCTTCGACGTGGCCCGGCGGATGCGGGAGAGTGGGTGGCTGGTGCCGGCGTACACCTTTCCGAAGAACCGGGAGGATCTGTCCGTGCTGCGGGTGGTGTGCCGGAACGGGTTCACCTCCGATCTCGCGGGGCTGTTTCTCGAGGACCTGGGGCGGTTGCTGCCCGAACTTCGGCGGCAGTCGGGGCCGGCGGTGCGGGACAAGGGGGCGGCGACGGGGTTTCACCACTAG
- a CDS encoding aldehyde dehydrogenase family protein → MSSYFTDLAQQYIGGEWRPGSGSWDIIDFNPYDDAKLASITIATVDEVDEAYRAAQAAQKEWAEVNAYARRAVFEKALKVIEEREQEITEVIIAELGGTYLKAGFELHLAKEFLRESIQLALRPEGRILPSPIDGKENRLYRVPVGVVGVISPFNFPFLLSLKSVAPALALGNGVVLKPHQNTPIAGGTLVAKIFEEAGLPGGLLNVVVTDIAEIGDAFIEHPIPKLISFTGSDKVGRHVATVAAQNFKRTILELGGNSALVVLDDADIDYAVDAAVFSRYVHQGQVCMAANRVLVDRSVQDEFTEKFVAKVKSLKVGDPSDPSTVIGPVINSSQADSLKSVVEQALAEGATALVHGSTTDNLVEPSVLTDVPAGSALLQQEVFGPVVFLIPFDGEEEAVRIVNDTPYGLSGAVHTGDIERGVHFAKQIDTGMFHVNDGTVHDEPLVPFGGEKHSGIGRLNGETTVDAFTTQKWISVQHKRSFFPF, encoded by the coding sequence ATGTCGTCCTACTTCACCGACCTGGCCCAGCAGTACATCGGCGGCGAGTGGCGCCCGGGCTCCGGCTCCTGGGACATCATCGACTTCAACCCGTACGACGACGCGAAGCTCGCGTCGATCACCATCGCCACGGTCGACGAGGTGGACGAGGCCTACCGGGCCGCCCAGGCGGCCCAGAAGGAATGGGCCGAGGTCAACGCCTATGCGCGTCGCGCCGTCTTCGAGAAGGCCCTGAAGGTCATCGAGGAGCGTGAGCAGGAGATCACCGAGGTGATCATCGCCGAGCTCGGCGGCACGTACCTGAAGGCCGGGTTCGAACTGCACCTCGCCAAGGAGTTCCTGCGCGAATCGATTCAGCTGGCGCTGCGTCCCGAGGGCAGAATCCTTCCGTCGCCGATCGACGGCAAGGAGAACCGCCTCTACCGCGTGCCGGTCGGCGTCGTGGGCGTCATCAGCCCCTTCAACTTCCCCTTCCTGCTCTCCCTCAAGTCGGTCGCCCCCGCCCTCGCCCTCGGCAACGGCGTGGTGCTGAAGCCGCACCAGAACACCCCCATCGCCGGTGGCACCCTGGTCGCGAAGATCTTCGAGGAGGCCGGCCTGCCCGGCGGGCTGCTCAACGTCGTCGTCACCGACATCGCCGAGATAGGCGACGCCTTCATCGAGCACCCCATTCCGAAGCTGATCTCCTTCACCGGCTCCGACAAGGTCGGCCGCCACGTCGCCACCGTCGCCGCCCAGAACTTCAAGCGCACCATCCTCGAACTGGGCGGCAACAGCGCCCTGGTGGTCCTGGACGACGCCGACATCGACTACGCCGTCGACGCGGCCGTCTTCTCGCGCTACGTCCACCAGGGCCAGGTCTGCATGGCCGCCAACCGCGTCCTGGTCGACCGCTCGGTGCAGGACGAGTTCACCGAGAAGTTCGTGGCCAAGGTGAAGTCCCTGAAGGTCGGCGACCCGAGCGACCCGAGCACGGTCATCGGCCCGGTCATCAACTCCTCCCAGGCGGACTCCCTCAAGTCCGTCGTCGAGCAGGCCCTCGCCGAGGGCGCCACCGCGCTCGTCCACGGCTCCACGACCGACAACCTGGTCGAGCCGTCCGTCCTCACCGACGTCCCCGCCGGCTCCGCCCTCCTCCAGCAGGAGGTCTTCGGCCCGGTCGTCTTCCTGATCCCCTTCGACGGGGAGGAGGAGGCCGTCCGCATCGTCAACGACACCCCGTACGGCCTCAGCGGCGCCGTCCACACCGGGGACATCGAGCGGGGCGTGCACTTCGCCAAGCAGATCGACACCGGCATGTTCCACGTCAACGACGGCACCGTCCACGACGAGCCCCTCGTCCCGTTCGGTGGGGAGAAGCACTCCGGGATCGGCCGCCTCAACGGCGAGACCACGGTGGACGCGTTCACCACCCAGAAGTGGATCTCGGTCCAGCACAAGCGGAGCTTCTTCCCCTTCTGA
- a CDS encoding PadR family transcriptional regulator, which produces MSAIRLLVLGAVRQHGRAHGYQVRNDLEYWGAHEWSNAKPGSIYHALKQMAKQGLLHAHEIAPSTAGGPPRTEYEITEQGTGEFRKLLRDSLTAYDQKPDVLSAALGFMVDLDREEVLGLLEERVRTIEEWRKSVTEYYTPEEGPAQLGHIGEIMNFWVTSADTGAQWTRGLIERIRGGAYTFAGEGEPFVGVLREGQENPYATGDRHPQDHH; this is translated from the coding sequence ATGTCAGCGATCCGTCTTCTCGTGCTCGGCGCCGTGCGCCAGCACGGGCGGGCCCACGGCTACCAGGTGCGCAACGACCTGGAGTACTGGGGCGCGCACGAGTGGTCCAACGCCAAGCCCGGCTCGATCTACCACGCGCTGAAACAGATGGCGAAACAGGGGCTGCTGCACGCGCACGAGATCGCCCCGTCCACTGCAGGCGGACCGCCCCGCACCGAGTACGAGATCACGGAGCAGGGCACCGGGGAGTTCCGCAAGCTGCTGCGCGATTCCCTCACCGCCTACGACCAGAAGCCGGACGTGCTCTCCGCCGCGCTCGGCTTCATGGTCGACCTCGACCGCGAGGAGGTCCTCGGACTCCTCGAAGAGCGCGTGCGGACCATCGAGGAGTGGCGCAAGTCCGTCACCGAGTACTACACGCCCGAGGAGGGCCCCGCCCAGCTCGGCCACATCGGCGAGATCATGAACTTCTGGGTCACCTCCGCAGACACCGGCGCCCAGTGGACCCGAGGCCTCATCGAACGCATCCGCGGCGGCGCCTACACCTTCGCCGGCGAGGGCGAACCATTCGTCGGCGTCCTGAGGGAGGGCCAGGAGAACCCGTACGCGACGGGGGACCGGCATCCACAGGATCATCATTAA
- a CDS encoding helix-turn-helix domain-containing protein: MPTLDYLINERRQLRLRFLQPGHAPRHGATRVSEVVARPLTEAPHTLADLSADTPFENGTLFLVTLDTPRPTPAHVRTLDHLIRLLDRRKAAGLVIGTPGHDLSTLPDATLAAANRLELPLLATSAEATAWAHVNEDLRLRRAQFAERQVAHLDGLLNRLPARLADPTAVRRIADWLSVALDAEVLVTSARRGVLAAAPDSAPAALAHAVITGAHGAQGALSGAMHTRIVSISPGAPGTPGFPDGDDEARLAIASHAPFDSAATALIQHAAKLLGLCDQARREHQARTQTPRAVRHAAFQLLMRGETVLAQVVYTGAAQALLDTDTARVFVVDTGPQEREATLSWCERALAEQAIVSPCPGKPKHILILDPVRESDRVETVLKEMIAAREGHLMGQSRPHPLAETAVGYLEALTAVGDAAGTPHRIRLGGSKAKFAPLLPRRAARAWAAALMSPLLDDFPGRGDERKLLLETLPTALSFKHTEAAGGLGVHRNTVTQRLNRAGKILSLDLRGSANDRILTLLALDILALPHPEPDADTPALPHPHPDPDPDTAAPSRPPTFAALMAAAAEDGGPTAWAEERLRPVRADQRDLVETLCVWLENNLSTRETARALGLSEATVRNHTRDAAGLLGMDFSTKMVGITDTDVVTVADIALALHVLLGRPALVQPPRP, from the coding sequence TTGCCCACCCTTGACTATCTGATCAACGAGCGCCGACAGCTGAGGCTGCGGTTCCTCCAGCCCGGCCACGCGCCCCGCCACGGCGCGACCAGGGTCTCCGAGGTCGTCGCCCGGCCGCTGACCGAGGCGCCGCACACGCTCGCCGACCTCTCCGCCGACACCCCGTTCGAGAACGGGACGCTGTTCCTGGTCACCCTGGACACGCCCCGGCCGACCCCGGCCCATGTCCGGACGCTCGACCACCTCATCCGCCTCCTGGACCGGCGCAAGGCGGCCGGCCTCGTGATCGGCACCCCCGGCCACGACCTGAGCACCCTCCCCGATGCCACCCTCGCCGCCGCGAACCGCCTGGAGCTGCCCCTGCTCGCGACCTCCGCCGAGGCCACCGCCTGGGCCCACGTGAACGAGGATCTGCGGCTGCGGCGCGCCCAGTTCGCGGAGCGCCAGGTCGCGCACCTCGACGGCCTCCTCAACCGGCTTCCGGCCCGCCTCGCCGACCCCACGGCCGTACGGCGCATCGCCGACTGGCTCTCGGTGGCCCTGGACGCCGAGGTCCTCGTCACCTCGGCCCGGCGCGGCGTCCTCGCGGCGGCGCCCGACAGCGCGCCCGCCGCCCTGGCCCACGCCGTCATCACCGGAGCGCACGGCGCACAGGGCGCGCTCAGCGGCGCCATGCACACCCGCATCGTGTCGATCTCCCCGGGCGCCCCCGGGACCCCGGGATTCCCGGACGGCGATGACGAGGCCCGGCTGGCCATCGCCTCCCACGCACCCTTCGACAGCGCGGCCACGGCCCTGATCCAGCACGCGGCGAAACTCCTCGGACTGTGCGACCAGGCCCGGCGCGAGCACCAGGCCAGGACCCAGACCCCGCGGGCGGTGCGGCACGCCGCGTTCCAGCTGCTCATGCGCGGAGAAACGGTTCTGGCGCAGGTGGTCTACACGGGCGCGGCACAGGCCCTGCTGGACACCGACACCGCCCGCGTCTTCGTCGTCGACACCGGACCGCAGGAGCGCGAGGCCACCCTCAGCTGGTGCGAGCGGGCCCTGGCCGAACAGGCCATCGTGTCCCCGTGTCCGGGCAAGCCGAAGCACATCCTCATCCTCGACCCCGTCCGGGAGAGCGACCGGGTCGAGACGGTCCTCAAGGAGATGATCGCGGCCCGCGAGGGCCATCTGATGGGCCAGAGCCGACCGCACCCGCTCGCCGAGACCGCGGTCGGCTATCTGGAGGCCCTGACGGCGGTGGGCGACGCGGCCGGGACCCCGCACCGCATCCGGTTGGGCGGTTCCAAGGCCAAGTTCGCCCCCCTCCTGCCCAGGCGGGCGGCGAGGGCCTGGGCGGCGGCCCTGATGTCCCCGCTCCTGGACGACTTCCCGGGCCGGGGCGACGAGCGCAAACTGCTGCTGGAGACCCTCCCGACCGCCCTCAGCTTCAAGCACACCGAAGCCGCGGGAGGCCTCGGCGTCCACCGCAACACGGTCACCCAGCGCCTCAACCGGGCCGGGAAGATCCTCTCCCTCGACCTCCGGGGCTCCGCCAACGACCGCATCCTGACGCTGCTCGCCCTCGACATCCTCGCCCTGCCGCACCCGGAACCGGACGCCGACACCCCCGCCCTGCCGCACCCGCACCCAGACCCGGACCCGGACACCGCCGCCCCCTCCCGGCCACCCACCTTCGCGGCGCTGATGGCGGCCGCGGCCGAGGACGGCGGACCGACGGCCTGGGCGGAGGAACGCCTGCGCCCCGTACGGGCGGATCAGCGCGACCTCGTCGAGACCCTCTGCGTCTGGCTGGAGAACAACCTCAGTACCAGGGAGACCGCCCGCGCCCTCGGCCTCTCCGAGGCCACCGTCCGCAATCACACCCGGGACGCGGCCGGTCTCCTCGGCATGGACTTCTCCACGAAGATGGTCGGCATCACGGACACCGACGTGGTGACCGTGGCCGACATCGCGCTCGCCCTGCACGTGCTGCTGGGCCGCCCGGCCCTGGTCCAGCCGCCCCGGCCCTGA